In Candidatus Sulfotelmatobacter sp., a genomic segment contains:
- the queA gene encoding tRNA preQ1(34) S-adenosylmethionine ribosyltransferase-isomerase QueA yields the protein MLVSDFDYKLPEELIAQEPLTDRAGARLLHVTAERAGVFGDRKFREFPELLRASDLVVFNNTRVFPARLYGRRGGIRAQAVSPRNPAALEFLRGRIEVLLTKQVQRQPNEWECLVRPGRKIGVGERLFFGEQDELRGEVIGRGEFGERRIRFAVVPGDGRMRLSSREHSGDPAHDPTDDFFRIVERIGHVPLPPYIAREESAGDRERYQTVYARERGSVAAPTAGLHFTPEILGRIGERGIETAEVTLHVGLGTFQPVRTERVEEHRLHAENYSISAEAAARINRARREGRRVVAVGTTTVRTLEFAATFPAQHTGEVRPGTGEANLFIYPGYSFRVVGALLTNFHLPQSTLLMLVCGLGGKENVMGAYEHAVAQRYRFYSYGDCMLVE from the coding sequence GTGCTGGTTTCGGATTTCGATTACAAACTGCCGGAAGAGTTGATTGCGCAGGAACCGCTGACGGACCGGGCGGGGGCGCGGTTGTTGCATGTGACGGCGGAGCGAGCGGGCGTTTTTGGCGATCGAAAGTTTCGTGAATTTCCGGAGTTGCTGCGGGCCAGCGATCTGGTTGTGTTTAACAACACGCGGGTGTTTCCGGCGCGGCTCTATGGACGCCGGGGCGGGATTCGGGCGCAGGCGGTGAGCCCGCGGAATCCCGCGGCGCTGGAATTCTTGCGGGGGCGGATTGAAGTTCTGCTGACAAAACAAGTGCAGCGGCAACCCAACGAATGGGAGTGTTTGGTGCGTCCAGGGCGGAAGATTGGGGTGGGCGAGCGGCTTTTTTTTGGCGAGCAGGATGAGTTGCGGGGAGAGGTGATTGGGCGGGGGGAGTTTGGGGAGAGGAGGATTCGGTTTGCGGTGGTGCCGGGCGACGGACGAATGCGTTTGTCGTCACGTGAGCATTCTGGAGATCCGGCACACGATCCCACGGATGATTTTTTTCGAATCGTGGAGAGGATTGGGCATGTGCCTTTGCCGCCTTATATTGCGCGGGAGGAGTCGGCGGGAGATCGCGAGAGATATCAGACGGTGTATGCGCGGGAGCGGGGATCGGTGGCGGCACCGACGGCGGGACTGCATTTTACGCCGGAGATTTTGGGGCGCATAGGGGAGCGGGGGATTGAGACTGCGGAGGTTACGCTGCACGTTGGCTTGGGGACGTTTCAGCCGGTAAGGACCGAGCGAGTGGAGGAACATCGATTGCACGCGGAGAATTATTCGATTTCCGCGGAAGCGGCGGCGCGCATCAATCGGGCGCGGAGAGAAGGTCGGCGGGTGGTGGCGGTAGGGACAACGACGGTGCGGACGCTGGAATTTGCCGCGACATTTCCTGCACAGCATACAGGCGAGGTGCGGCCGGGGACGGGTGAGGCGAATTTATTTATTTATCCGGGGTATTCCTTTCGGGTGGTGGGGGCGCTGCTGACGAATTTTCATTTACCGCAGTCGACGCTGCTCATGCTAGTGTGCGGGCTCGGTGGGAAAGAGAATGTGATGGGCGCGTACGAGCATGCGGTGGCGCAACGGTATCGATTTTATTCGTATGGGGATTGCATGTTGGTGGAATAG
- a CDS encoding carboxypeptidase-like regulatory domain-containing protein → MAVRLKSREIILFVFAFVALKTFCFGQAASLGAAPATAGSIHGTIVDQSGAVVSGARVALTREDQTARREVISDAGGGFSFAGVVPGAFLLTIRAPGFATQTYSGELPAGETQTVPLLALAVAENITEVQVGIPRVEIAEEQLKVEEHQRIFGAIPNFYVSYAPDTVALTSQQKFKLAWKTVIDPVTLLMVGGAAGVQQAQDHFEGYGQGAEGYGKRFGANYADAVAGTFVGGAILPSLLKQDPRYFYKGTGSKSSRFLYALASAFVCKGDNGRWQPNYSNVLGSLAAGGISNIYYPAQDRDGLGLTFENAGLALGSGAVTNLMQEFVIRKLTPKRDLNKP, encoded by the coding sequence ATGGCGGTCCGGCTCAAGTCCAGGGAGATCATCTTATTCGTGTTCGCGTTCGTCGCTCTGAAGACGTTCTGCTTCGGACAGGCAGCGTCGCTGGGTGCCGCGCCGGCCACGGCAGGCAGCATCCACGGGACGATTGTGGACCAGAGTGGGGCGGTGGTGAGCGGGGCGCGGGTGGCGCTGACGCGCGAAGATCAAACTGCACGGCGAGAGGTGATATCGGACGCGGGTGGGGGATTTAGCTTTGCCGGCGTTGTGCCTGGAGCTTTTCTGCTGACGATTCGCGCCCCGGGCTTTGCGACGCAAACATATTCAGGAGAGCTGCCTGCCGGCGAAACGCAAACAGTTCCGCTGCTGGCGCTGGCGGTGGCCGAGAATATTACTGAGGTGCAGGTTGGAATTCCGCGCGTAGAAATTGCGGAAGAGCAACTCAAGGTGGAAGAGCATCAGCGAATTTTCGGCGCGATTCCTAATTTTTATGTCAGCTACGCGCCGGACACGGTTGCGCTCACTTCCCAACAAAAATTCAAGCTCGCGTGGAAAACGGTGATCGATCCGGTGACGCTCCTGATGGTGGGCGGCGCGGCGGGAGTGCAGCAGGCGCAAGACCACTTCGAAGGTTATGGGCAGGGCGCGGAGGGTTATGGGAAGCGGTTCGGCGCGAACTACGCCGATGCGGTCGCCGGAACATTTGTAGGAGGAGCGATACTGCCGTCGCTGCTGAAGCAGGATCCGCGGTATTTCTATAAGGGAACAGGCAGCAAAAGCTCGCGATTTCTGTATGCGCTTGCGAGTGCGTTTGTTTGCAAGGGCGACAACGGGCGCTGGCAGCCGAATTATTCGAATGTGCTGGGAAGCCTGGCGGCGGGCGGGATTTCGAATATCTACTATCCGGCGCAGGATCGCGACGGCTTGGGACTCACTTTTGAAAACGCCGGGCTCGCACTGGGCTCGGGCGCGGTTACTAATCTGATGCAGGAATTTGTGATTCGGAAGTTGACGCCGAAGCGGGATTTGAACAAGCCGTGA
- a CDS encoding transcriptional regulator has product MTDDPLSLPNRLVHEPARLAILTILSSCSSADFVFLQNATGLSKGNLSVQLTNLEEAGLVIITKEIIDKKMRTTVSLSKLGRSEIDEYWKTMDAIRARMAGAEEHRRPRRRPALPLPARFSPVSTN; this is encoded by the coding sequence ATGACTGACGACCCACTCTCCCTCCCCAACCGCCTGGTCCACGAACCCGCCCGCCTGGCGATCCTCACAATCCTCTCGTCTTGCTCCTCCGCCGATTTCGTCTTCCTGCAAAACGCCACCGGCCTGAGCAAGGGAAATCTATCCGTCCAACTCACCAACCTCGAAGAAGCCGGTCTGGTCATCATCACCAAAGAAATCATCGACAAAAAGATGCGCACCACCGTCAGCCTCTCCAAACTTGGCCGGTCCGAAATCGACGAATACTGGAAAACGATGGACGCAATTCGCGCCCGTATGGCCGGAGCGGAAGAACATCGGCGGCCGCGCAGAAGGCCCGCCCTGCCACTTCCTGCAAGGTTCTCTCCCGTTTCGACAAATTAG
- a CDS encoding NAD(P)-binding protein, which produces MLRVLLIFAKRLWLPLLVLAAFLGVCVVFYVRVEGLRPLDALFWVIHPHAIEFRAVHRATKIFSLFVYAGVFALQIWIAERVLLTIFSRHGVEAWRTMINEVNIDRLQDHFIICGYGQVGRTVVDQLQRLEIPFVLIETNEGLYRELLNDRIPVIQGDAKRHDVLLQAGLNRARGICIVIDNDADNLYITVTARSLNPKIKIITRAGQQRYANAIRSSGADEVIIPEYEGGLMTGRMIQKFYPIPLAIK; this is translated from the coding sequence ATGCTCCGCGTCCTCCTCATCTTCGCCAAGCGCCTTTGGCTGCCACTCCTGGTCCTGGCCGCCTTCCTCGGCGTGTGTGTCGTCTTCTACGTCCGCGTCGAAGGCCTGCGCCCGCTCGATGCCCTCTTCTGGGTTATTCATCCCCATGCCATCGAGTTCCGAGCCGTCCACCGCGCCACCAAGATTTTCTCTTTATTCGTCTATGCCGGCGTTTTCGCGCTCCAGATCTGGATCGCCGAGCGCGTCCTGCTCACCATTTTCAGCCGTCATGGCGTGGAGGCCTGGAGAACCATGATCAACGAAGTTAACATCGACCGGCTGCAAGACCACTTCATCATCTGCGGCTACGGCCAGGTCGGCCGCACCGTCGTCGACCAACTCCAGCGCCTCGAAATCCCCTTCGTCCTGATCGAGACCAACGAAGGCCTCTACCGCGAACTCCTCAACGACCGCATCCCCGTCATTCAGGGCGACGCCAAACGACACGACGTCCTGCTCCAGGCCGGACTCAACCGCGCCCGCGGCATCTGCATCGTCATCGATAACGACGCCGACAATCTCTACATCACCGTCACCGCCCGCTCCCTCAATCCCAAAATCAAAATCATCACCCGCGCCGGCCAGCAGCGCTACGCCAACGCCATCCGCAGCTCCGGCGCCGACGAAGTCATCATCCCCGAATACGAAGGCGGCCTGATGACCGGCCGCATGATCCAAAAGTTCTACCCGATCCCGCTCGCCATCAAATGA
- a CDS encoding polymer-forming cytoskeletal protein, whose product MWKPTNQPQTPARPAEPERPVSSTPSAPVMAAADPVQPRPVTTTTADQATIGKSLVIKGEVTGSESLYIDGRVEGSINLAGNRVTVGRNGVVAANINAREIVVLGKVRGNLTASDRVDIRSDGSLTGDVIAARISIEDGAFFKGGIDIRKGGQPGQPKPNGEDKSIPAPESAAVGARA is encoded by the coding sequence ATGTGGAAGCCGACCAATCAGCCCCAGACTCCTGCTCGCCCCGCCGAGCCGGAGCGCCCCGTTTCGTCTACCCCCAGCGCGCCCGTTATGGCCGCCGCTGATCCCGTGCAGCCCCGGCCGGTCACCACTACCACTGCCGACCAAGCCACCATCGGCAAGTCCCTCGTCATCAAAGGCGAAGTCACCGGCTCCGAGTCGCTTTACATTGACGGTCGCGTGGAGGGTTCCATTAACCTGGCAGGCAACCGCGTCACCGTCGGACGCAATGGCGTCGTCGCCGCCAACATCAACGCCCGCGAAATCGTTGTGTTGGGCAAAGTCCGCGGCAATCTCACCGCCAGCGATCGCGTCGATATTCGCAGCGACGGCTCCCTCACCGGCGACGTCATCGCCGCCAGAATTTCCATCGAAGACGGCGCATTTTTTAAGGGCGGCATCGACATCCGCAAAGGCGGACAGCCCGGTCAGCCCAAGCCCAACGGCGAGGACAAGTCAATCCCAGCCCCCGAGTCCGCGGCGGTCGGCGCCCGCGCGTAA